The genomic stretch CCTGGCCCATCTCTGGAAGTCTCAGAGGGAAGGGGCTAGGACGGTAGGCAGGGTTGGATCCTGGGATGGCATGAGGGTCCTGGTGACAGGCTCACCCAGGGGAGGACAGGTGAGGCTGGGGctctggggagccctgggtgtCACCCGGCGGGGCGCACCTACCAGTCCATGACCGTGATGTCTGGCTGTTCGTCATCAAGGAGCTCCTCCCACAGGCCCTCGGCCAGAAGGTCCACACACTGCTGCTTCACGGTCCAGCTGGAGAGAGGGCACGGGGAGCTGAGGTCTGGGACCTGCTGGGATCCTTGCGAGCCGGAAACCTTGATCACCGCGCCCCTGTGGAGACCTCATGGGGCGCCCGTGTACGGGCTCTGAGCACTGTCTCCCCACCTTATAGCCTCAGCTTCTTCCGTTTCCCTCTGAGGGCCAGACTTGCTGAACCCCACGATGCAGAAGAGAAACAGACGCTCAGGAAGGGAcgtcatttgcccaaggtcaagcAGCAaggaagtagcagagctgggcTCCCTGGCCAGGCTGTGTGACCCCGAGCCCCCGAGTTACCCCGTCCCACCCAATGGGCTTGGTTTAGTGGAGGCAGGTGGTGGCCTGGGCGACTCCCCTTCCCAGGAAAAGAGGTAGAGTGACGGTCATAGctgttatttattgagcacctaccatacGCAAGCTCGACCCAGCCAGACCCTGTGCTGTGTTTTACGAGCGTTCTCTTTTATGACAAACCCTGTGTGCagagcaggaaactgaggcccagaggggcacACAAGCAGTTTCTTTAGGCCCTGCGGTGAGAGGCTGGAGCTAGGGAAACAAACGCAGGCCCCCCGGGGGTCCTGGCCACTCACCTGAGGTTCTGCTGGAGCTTCTCAGTCCCAATGTACCACCCGCGGAAGttgcctggcaggtggaggagCGAAGGGTTAGAACATGCCCATTCCACAGGACCactcccgcccctcccgcccctccggCAGAGCCGCCAAGCTCTTACCCAGAGTCTccaggggctgctgggtgggACCAGTAGGGGGTGCTGGCTCATAAATGTTGATGCCTGGAATGCACAGGTGAGTGGAGCCTCCGCAggcctccagccctccagcctcagcctgacccccccaccccagggctgtgCTGGAAGGGCAGGAATCGGTGCCAGGCCAGACCTGCCTGGCAGGGATGTGtgagtcagggtcctgggagagccCTGAGAATGTCCTGGGGGGAAAGCGATGATGTGgtgaagaaggagggaaggaggaggagggcatcCTGGtgagacagaaacagagggaaagaagaggcgCCTAGAGAAAGAGCCAGAAGTTCAggcggagggaggcagggagagagagagagagacacagggtaAGACAGAGACACCAGGAGAGACAGACAAGGACATGTGACAGAGAGAGGGCGATGCGGGGTGGCACGAGAGAGACGCAGGATGacggaagagacaaggaaggatgtagagacacagagaaagagaccagggcacagaggggagggagcagacGGAAAGATGAGGAGACTGACGGTCCAAGTGAACCGCAGGCCGCAGAGGTCGGAgacccgggcggcggcgggggcggggggggggggggtcgggatGACGCGCCCCCCCGCATCCCCCCCACGCCCTCCTGCACCTTCCCGCGCCCTCCGACACCTTCCCACACCTTCCCGCACCTTCCCGCACCCCCACCCGCACCTTCCCGCGCCTTCCCCGCAACCCCCGCACTTTCCCGCAGCCTCCCCCACCTTCCCACACCCCCGCACCTTCCCGCAGCCTCCTCCACCTTCCCACACCCCCGCACCCTCCCGCGCTCTCCCGCACCTTCCCGCGCCTTCCGGCGCCCTCCGCACCCTCCCGCACCTtcccgcgcccccccgcgcctcCCGCACCTTCGGGGTTGGGCGAGCGCAGCAGGTTGCGGTAGAGCGGCCGCCGCAGGAAGAGCAGCTGCCAGGTGAGGCGCGGGGGCAGCTCCAGGCTCCCGCCCGGCGGCCGCCACTCCTCCAGCAGCACCTGCCGGGCGTAGGCCTCCGACGGCCGCTCGGGCTCGGGGCTcccgggggtcccggggggctcgggggccgcgggggacggcggcgacggcggcgggggcggcgacGGCGGCTCCCCGGGGGCCGCGGGCTCGTCGGCCTCCATCCCGCCGCCGGACGCGAGTGGGTCGCGCTCCTCCTCCATCCGCGGGCTCCGGCGACTGTCGCGGCTCCCCCGCGGGCTCGGGGTTAActggaggcgggggcggggcgcgggcgtgGTCGGGGAGGGCTCTGGCCCGGTGCGCACCCGGGactccagctcccagctccctgcGCCCTCAGTCCAGGAGGCTGGTGGGGGGGTGTCTCCTCCAGGACCCAGGAgtccggccccccccccccgcccctcttcGGTTTCCCAAgcctcctgcctcagtttctccggGGCGAGCTGAGGGCCCAGGCATGGGGGTGGAGTATGTGACTAAGGAGCTAATGCCAGCGCTCCGGGCCCTCATATGAGCCCCGCCCCATTAAGACCCAgcgtggggcagcccgggggctcagcagtttagtgtcgcttcagtccagggcctgatcctggagtcccaggatcgagtcccacctcagctccctgcatggagcctgcttctccctccgcctgtgtctctgcctctctccctctctctgggtctctcatgaataaataaataaaattaaaaaagaaaaaagacccactGTGGCAGGATTAAGAGGTTAATTAAGGAAGACCCCCTCTTGCCCTCACCTCCACTCTCAtccagggggtgggaggtggggggaggccctgcctctgcctgccctcccctgggACACACCCTGGGGACCCTGACATTTCCTGCTCTGGAAACCGagtggaggcagagagacactCAGAGGCCCAGGAGTGAAGGCACAGAGATGGGGGACCCCAAGGAGGCCCTGGGACAGCAGCAGAGAGGGGAGCAGTAAACCCTCCCCACGCCACCCCAACCCTGGGTTTTGGGGGGTGTCTGCACCCCTtccccagggcaggagcagggggcgTGGCTGccaacacccccccacacacacagagaggtctTGGGGATTTGGGAGTGAGGGATGGGGCGACGGTGGGGGCAAGAGGTCTGGGTGCGGAGGAAGTGGGGTGATGAGGAACCTGTAGGGCCAGATGCCCATGGCCACATCCTGCCCGGGGCCACAGCCCACACCCAGCCCAGGCAGGCGCAGGCGCGGAGCTCCGGTGAGTGTGCAGCCTCCAAGTGAGTGTGCTCTGGGCACGTGGGGCTGTTCCAGGTGCTTCCCAGTTCAGACCCTCCTCCAGCAACAGAGAAGggcggtggtgggggggggggggcgccacTCTTACCTACGCTTTGTGGACAAAGGAAAGGTCGTAGCCAACCTGCATGGAGCTGCGGCCACCCGCTGCGCCCTGTGCCCCGCCGCACACCGAGCCCTGCGCCCTGCGGGTTGCTGGGGTGCAGTTGctcttcccatttcacagatgaggaaagagaggccCCCCTCGCCGGCCTGCTTCCGGGCTGCCCTACATAACCTCCTATGCTTCTGGGGCGCTTCCTGGCCCAGATTCCTGCGGGACGCCACAGGCACATGCGCAGCCACTCAGGGCTGAGCTCACCCCGCCTGATGCTGCTTGGTAATTGAGGCCTGCGTGTGTGCCAGGCCCGGCTCTGCGTTCCTGAGGTGGAGTAATTGGCCCAATCTCCATATCCTCCCTAGGAAATTGATACTATTGCTTTAgccgttttgcagatgaggaaacaggcccagagaggtctgGTGACTCACCCAAGGTTGCACAGCTCCTACGCTGACGGTGGGGTACACCAGAGTCTCAGGCGAGACACCCAGGCACAGAGATTCAAatgtccccaccccccagggagaAACACTGGCCCCCACAGAAGCACACAAGAGACAATGgtcacatttattgagtgtctttatctttttttttttttaagattttatttatttattcctgggagacacagagagagaggcagagacacaggcagagggagaagcaggctccacacagggagcccgatgccggacttgaacccaggaatctgggatcacgccctaagccaatggcaggcgctcaatcactgagccacccagggatcccgagtgtcTGTCCAGAACCTCACAACAACCCCGGGAGGGGGAACTGGTAATAGTTCCTTCATTCACAGGTCAGGGAACTGAGGCAAGAGGTGCAGTGACTTCTCTTGGGAAAGGTGAAAATTAGCCAGGGCCCTGGAGGTGAGGGGTCAGGGGGTCAGGGAGGACCCATGGGTGGGGGCGCCCACGATGCACCAGGAAGGCCCCAGGAGATTTCCAGACACTCCGCAGAGCTCACAAAGCGTGACTGGAGACACTCCCCCGGCCACCGCCACCGCAAGCACACAgacacacccccacccctggccgcCAGCCCACCTGTCTTCAGGGTAGCAGGAGCAGCATGAGGAGGggcgagggaggaggaggaaggggcagagccagagcaGGAGTGTCTGGCGAGGGGAGTCGGTTGTCCCCAGGTCAGAATCCAGGGCAGGGAGTGGCCTGGAGCCAGAAACCTCAAAGGAAGAGAGGCAAGGAGTGTGTAGAATGGGGTCCGCACCCCTCCTCTGTCTGCCCTGCTCCAGTTTCCACATTTCATTCGCATCATCCCTCTCCTGGGGTcctcacctttttctttttttctttctttttttttttttaagattttatttatttattcatgagagacagagagagaggcagagacagaggcagagggagaagcaggctccatgcagggagcccgatgcgggactcgaaaccgggactccaggatcacgccctgagccgaaggcaggcgctaaactgccgagccacccagggatcccctcctcacCCTTTtctaatcacacacacacacacacacaccctcatgGATGCAGTCACAGGGGTCTTATAAGACCCCAAACCCAAGCAGTCACTGTCCCAGTTAAACCCACCATGGCTCCCCAGTGTCCTCAGGAGAATAATCTCAGCTCTTTGGCTGCCATTTGAGGCCTGGATCTCTGGCCCCTGCCTCCATGACCTGTTCTCTCCCATCTCAGGGATTTTCCTCCCAAGGTTCTCTCTACCTGGAGTAACTTACCCTCTCACCCagcccaccccctaccccagaCTCAGTGGTCTCAAGCTTTACAGCCTGTCACACTCATCCAGGGAGCTCACTCAAATGTGTCTTCCCAGGTCCCACTGCCAGGAGTCGGCCTCAGTCCCTCTGGCCCCAGAatcaaaaattgaagaaaattgaagaagCATCTCTCCTCTCCAGGCTGTGCTATGAGAAACTTAGATCTGAGGAATccagagcacccccacccccaccccgggccctgcAAAGCCAAGCAGATCTCACACATCCCCTCTGTCCACCTTCTGGTGGTAAATAAAGGTCCTAGTGTGGGGACCTGTTTTCTAAACAGGCTGAGGCCAGGGTGACCAACCTAGCCCCCCTCCCCAAAACTACCTCTCATGTGTCACCAAACATTCAAGAGCATGAGCGATGGTGGgaccactttagaaaacaatttgacaattttttaaaaagattttatttatttatttatttatttatttatttatttatttatttatttatttatttatagattttattttatttattcatgagagacacacagagagaggcagagacacaggcagagggagaagcaggctcccttcggggagcccgatgcgggactcgatcccaggacccggggatcacaacctgagccgaagtgagatgctcaaccgctgagccagccaggtgcccccaatttgaCAATTTGTTATAAAACCAGGTacccggggcacctggctggctcagtcggaggaacacgtgactcttgatttctggggtggagagatcaagccccacgttgcgTGTAGAGAGCGctacaaaaaaaaccccaaaccaaacaaaaaccacccTGCCACGCAGCCATCCCACCCCTCCCAGGATTTAACCATGAGAAACGAGAGCACGTGTGCACACAGAGGCGGCACTACTTCCTCATGGCAGCGCCAACCCGAGACCACCGAGGGCCCGTGGGCAGGGTGATGAAGCCGTGCGCGGCCGCGCCGCGGACTCCTCTCGGTAAGAAAAGGGAATgaagtggggcgcctgggtgctcagcggttgagcgtctgtctttggcccaggttgtgatcctggggttccgggatcgagtcccgcatggggctccctgcatgaagcctgcttctccctctgcctgtgtctctgcctctctctgtgtgtctatcatgaataaataaataaaatcttttagaaaaaagaatgaagtatgcAAGCCTGCAAGCGCGTGCATGAAGCCAAACACTGCCATGCGGTGACAAAAGCCAAGCAAAAAAGTGCACACGCTGTGTGCTTCCCTGTAGGGAAAATGCTGGAAAAGACAGCGATTGTCTAGAATCCAAGAAAGGAGGTCAGGGGTTCCCTGGCCTGGAGTTGGGGGCGGGGGTAGTGACAACTGCAAAGAGGCCTGGGGTGGGCTTTCTGGGGAGATGAggaagttctttcttttctcttttcttttcttttcttttctttcttgattttatttattt from Canis lupus dingo isolate Sandy chromosome 1, ASM325472v2, whole genome shotgun sequence encodes the following:
- the NCCRP1 gene encoding F-box only protein 50, whose amino-acid sequence is MEEERDPLASGGGMEADEPAAPGEPPSPPPPPSPPSPAAPEPPGTPGSPEPERPSEAYARQVLLEEWRPPGGSLELPPRLTWQLLFLRRPLYRNLLRSPNPEGINIYEPAPPTGPTQQPLETLGNFRGWYIGTEKLQQNLSWTVKQQCVDLLAEGLWEELLDDEQPDITVMDWYEDSRLDTCVYELHVWLLAADRRTVIAQHHVAPRTSGRGPPGRWLQVSHVFRQYGPGVRFVHFLHKTKNRREPGGLRRTRVTDSSVSVQFRE